A part of Ignavibacteriales bacterium genomic DNA contains:
- a CDS encoding T9SS type A sorting domain-containing protein produces the protein MTGTPGSSGFGSFEYDTHNSIPTIYTLSEPYGASDWFPCKDTPADKADSSDVWVTIDTSLTPVSNGSLIEVINNFDGTHTYKWNNSYPISHYLISLAIPNFFLYEQTFNYETYSMPVTHYVYPESFTPSVQAVLDKTTDMLEIYSDRFGIYPFINEKYGHAEFGWGGGMEHQTITSVGGYSDLLVAHELAHQWYGDMITCKDWHHIWLNEGFATYLEGIYLEAVNGTTGYKNYMNGEMSNAKNAQGSIWVEDITDIGEIFNGARSYSKGATVLHMLRGVVGDSIFFKIMKDYANDPVLKYDVAVTEDFQRVAEEVSGMDLNYFFQEWIYGENYPHYTVTWSSEKKSGNTYFVHLNFEQQVNSNPAFFTMPIKIKITTAEGDTTLTIFNDQQVQPFDLTVQGEVSSVSFDPDNFILKTLTIVAIFTDVDDQIQLFNYSLEQNYPNPFNPTTKIKYTIPSTPIYLQKGPGSNVIIYDVLGNEIATLVNEQQQPGNYEVEFEGQAFNLSSGVYYYQLRAGSFISTKKMILMQ, from the coding sequence ATGACGGGAACCCCCGGCTCCAGCGGCTTCGGCAGTTTTGAATATGACACTCATAATTCAATACCAACAATTTATACACTGAGCGAGCCATACGGCGCAAGCGATTGGTTTCCGTGTAAAGATACACCTGCAGACAAAGCTGATTCATCGGATGTTTGGGTAACTATTGATACAAGCCTCACTCCGGTTTCAAACGGAAGCTTAATAGAAGTTATTAATAATTTTGATGGTACTCATACCTATAAATGGAACAATAGTTATCCGATTTCCCACTACCTTATTTCTTTAGCGATACCTAATTTCTTTTTGTACGAGCAGACTTTTAATTATGAAACATACTCAATGCCTGTCACTCATTATGTTTATCCAGAATCATTCACGCCATCAGTGCAGGCGGTTTTGGATAAAACCACTGATATGCTCGAAATATATTCCGATAGATTTGGTATTTATCCTTTCATAAATGAAAAATACGGACACGCAGAATTTGGCTGGGGTGGGGGAATGGAACATCAGACTATTACTTCCGTCGGTGGTTATTCCGATCTGCTCGTCGCACACGAACTTGCTCATCAATGGTACGGCGATATGATCACCTGCAAAGATTGGCATCACATCTGGCTTAATGAAGGCTTTGCTACTTATCTTGAAGGTATTTACCTTGAGGCTGTAAATGGAACAACAGGGTACAAAAATTATATGAACGGTGAAATGTCGAATGCGAAAAATGCGCAGGGTTCGATTTGGGTCGAAGACATTACAGACATCGGTGAAATTTTTAATGGTGCGAGAAGTTATTCTAAAGGCGCAACTGTTTTGCACATGCTAAGAGGTGTGGTTGGTGATAGTATCTTCTTTAAAATCATGAAAGATTATGCTAATGATCCAGTTCTCAAATATGATGTTGCTGTAACAGAAGATTTTCAAAGAGTTGCCGAAGAGGTTTCCGGAATGGACCTGAACTACTTTTTTCAGGAATGGATTTATGGCGAAAATTATCCTCACTACACTGTTACCTGGAGCAGCGAAAAAAAATCAGGCAACACATATTTTGTCCATTTGAATTTTGAGCAGCAGGTTAATTCAAATCCTGCTTTTTTTACAATGCCGATTAAAATTAAAATTACTACTGCGGAAGGCGATACAACCCTTACAATATTTAATGATCAGCAGGTGCAGCCGTTTGATTTAACAGTGCAAGGTGAAGTTAGTAGTGTTTCTTTCGATCCTGATAATTTCATTTTAAAAACGCTGACAATAGTGGCAATATTTACAGATGTTGATGATCAAATTCAGCTTTTCAATTATTCACTTGAGCAGAACTATCCCAATCCATTCAATCCAACAACAAAAATAAAATATACGATCCCTTCTACTCCAATCTATTTGCAGAAGGGTCCTGGAAGTAACGTTATTATTTATGATGTACTCGGTAACGAAATAGCTACACTCGTAAATGAACAGCAGCAGCCCGGCAATTACGAAGTTGAATTTGAAGGACAGGCTTTCAACCTTTCAAGCGGTGTGTATTATTATCAACTGCGTGCCGGCAGCTTTATCAGCACAAAGAAGATGATTTTGATGCAATAG
- a CDS encoding PD-(D/E)XK nuclease family protein, translating to MGSNSIYGGNICSNISSEAKSKLESFKGNIYSTSQLETYAKCPFKYFAERVLKLEPPQKPSEDFEALEMGSLLHKILYEFYTKLTKQKIILAGCSEKDFQKAKKLLFETARQNISEANFKSFFSFYDQEKILGINGIEQNSILYQFLLQERNSDTGFVPMFFETAFGELEKDNSKQNQQIKIKTGNTFLRGKIDRIDINEKDGVFSIVDYKLGGKKPKTDELTLGLSLQIPLYMLAASELIKSQLNKDMKPQHGYIYSLKFSEKEFGKKIVSLLKAADKKSDEELINSNNEMIKICIEAIDKYSLLISEGKFNLSTLVDRENKICGFCNFRSVCRIQEVDG from the coding sequence GTGGGAAGCAATTCTATTTACGGCGGAAATATCTGCTCAAACATATCGTCTGAAGCTAAATCAAAGCTTGAATCATTTAAGGGTAATATTTATTCAACATCACAGCTTGAAACTTATGCCAAATGTCCATTCAAGTATTTTGCCGAAAGAGTTTTGAAACTTGAACCTCCTCAAAAGCCATCTGAAGATTTTGAAGCACTTGAAATGGGCAGCCTCCTCCACAAAATTCTATACGAGTTTTATACTAAATTGACTAAGCAAAAAATAATTCTCGCCGGTTGTTCGGAAAAGGATTTTCAGAAAGCAAAAAAACTTTTATTTGAGACAGCGCGACAAAATATCAGCGAGGCAAACTTCAAATCATTCTTTTCATTTTATGATCAGGAAAAAATTCTCGGGATTAATGGCATTGAACAAAATTCAATACTCTATCAGTTTCTATTGCAGGAAAGAAACTCCGACACTGGTTTTGTTCCAATGTTTTTTGAAACCGCATTTGGCGAATTGGAGAAAGATAATTCAAAACAAAATCAACAAATAAAAATTAAAACCGGGAATACATTTCTGCGAGGGAAAATAGATAGGATTGATATAAATGAGAAGGATGGTGTATTCAGTATCGTTGATTACAAGCTCGGAGGTAAAAAGCCAAAAACTGATGAACTGACCCTGGGTCTTTCATTGCAGATTCCGCTTTATATGTTAGCTGCCTCTGAACTAATTAAATCGCAATTGAATAAGGATATGAAACCGCAGCACGGCTATATCTATTCATTAAAGTTTTCTGAGAAGGAATTCGGGAAAAAAATTGTAAGCTTGCTAAAAGCGGCAGATAAAAAATCTGATGAAGAACTGATCAACTCGAACAATGAAATGATTAAAATTTGTATTGAAGCAATTGATAAATATTCTTTACTTATTTCCGAAGGAAAATTTAATCTTAGCACTCTTGTGGACCGCGAGAATAAAATTTGCGGTTTCTGTAATTTCCGTTCTGTCTGCAGAATTCAGGAAGTTGATGGATAA
- a CDS encoding exodeoxyribonuclease V subunit gamma, with protein MILTKENISKIDLDLLIEQKINSAKLSELLIIVPTNRKLRQLQKEFITRSPNSSASEINIETLGSFVVKILSFNNSKSISLLNETIASVLLKHSFRECKLNYFSSYKGEIPAGTLERVQNVISEYNRHGITPEQLEKEAAHLEKAEALKAKDIINVYRIYSQKCHQLKAGEIGDLYSELISMNEIEFPKAFRQIYPEVELIIVNGFDEFTSPEIEIINMSASVSKSKLFINFDYFNENTFIFNHLDKCVDSLTKKLFNIIKDSSPNSALTFQKAVKENLFLNKGRAITTYKDLITELCASNRQKEIEIIAKEIKSIIISEKIPPANICVVFNLITKYSPLIRYTFNQYEIPFNLTDRIPLNTCIPVISIVNFLEILENDFYYRNIFRALNNSYINVGEVDLSNLLKVSIELKIISGYDNWSNSIQTALKTGMYEYDDYTDTEREARILNKALKDINLIYDILNPFHKNLSINEFKTEFRKFILSSGVLKNLLGGDDKNIELNVRGFNKFLSVVEELFEVLKLEEGIDKTFPLKYFLNNIRNAVNAARYNVHEIPGYGVQITTLDEIRGLTFDYLFIAAMNDGDLPTKYSPEIFFSGSFRKKEEIHQTEERYRFYQALCSWRKKLYFSLSDSDDKAQLVESNFLSEFKQSFQIGKKDEKSFDSLVSRLIGKNSVDDDQVILQAKKMESALKKF; from the coding sequence ATGATTTTAACGAAAGAAAATATTTCAAAGATTGATCTGGATTTATTAATTGAGCAAAAAATTAACTCGGCTAAACTGTCCGAATTACTGATTATTGTTCCGACAAATCGTAAACTACGGCAGCTTCAAAAAGAATTCATAACAAGATCTCCAAACAGTTCAGCTTCTGAAATCAACATTGAAACACTCGGTTCGTTCGTTGTAAAAATTTTGTCTTTTAATAATTCCAAAAGTATTTCTTTATTAAACGAAACGATTGCTTCGGTTCTGTTAAAACACAGCTTCAGAGAATGCAAGCTTAATTATTTTTCTTCATATAAAGGCGAGATTCCTGCCGGTACACTTGAACGGGTACAAAATGTAATTTCTGAATACAATCGTCATGGGATAACTCCGGAGCAACTTGAGAAAGAAGCGGCGCATCTCGAAAAAGCTGAAGCATTAAAGGCAAAAGATATAATCAATGTTTATCGAATTTATTCCCAAAAATGTCACCAACTTAAGGCTGGGGAAATCGGGGATCTCTATTCAGAATTAATCTCAATGAATGAAATTGAATTTCCAAAAGCGTTCAGGCAAATTTATCCCGAAGTTGAATTGATCATAGTAAATGGTTTTGATGAATTCACTTCTCCTGAGATAGAAATTATTAATATGTCCGCATCGGTAAGCAAGAGCAAACTGTTTATAAATTTTGATTACTTTAACGAAAATACATTTATCTTTAATCATCTTGATAAATGTGTTGATAGCCTGACTAAAAAACTGTTTAACATTATTAAAGATTCATCACCGAATTCTGCTTTAACCTTTCAAAAAGCAGTAAAGGAGAATCTATTTCTTAATAAAGGTAGGGCTATCACTACATACAAAGATTTGATTACAGAACTCTGTGCCTCGAATCGTCAAAAGGAAATTGAAATTATCGCAAAAGAAATTAAGTCAATTATTATAAGTGAAAAAATTCCACCAGCAAATATTTGCGTCGTTTTTAATCTTATAACAAAATACTCACCCTTGATCAGATATACTTTTAATCAATATGAAATTCCGTTCAACTTGACTGACAGAATTCCCTTAAACACGTGCATACCTGTAATTTCAATAGTAAATTTTCTCGAAATTCTGGAGAATGATTTTTATTACAGAAATATATTCCGTGCATTAAACAACAGCTACATAAACGTCGGGGAGGTGGATCTATCAAATTTGTTAAAGGTTTCAATTGAACTTAAAATAATTTCAGGGTATGATAACTGGAGTAATTCGATACAAACCGCATTAAAAACTGGAATGTACGAATATGATGATTATACTGATACGGAGCGTGAAGCAAGAATACTAAACAAGGCATTGAAAGACATTAATTTGATTTATGATATACTTAACCCATTTCATAAAAATCTTTCTATTAACGAATTCAAAACAGAATTTAGAAAATTTATTTTGTCATCTGGAGTATTAAAGAACCTGCTTGGGGGGGATGACAAGAACATTGAATTGAACGTACGTGGATTCAATAAATTTTTATCAGTCGTTGAAGAGTTATTCGAGGTTCTAAAACTTGAGGAAGGAATTGATAAAACTTTCCCGCTGAAATATTTCCTCAATAATATTCGGAATGCTGTAAACGCAGCCCGTTATAATGTCCACGAAATTCCCGGCTATGGTGTTCAAATTACTACACTGGATGAAATACGCGGACTTACATTTGACTATCTTTTCATCGCGGCAATGAACGACGGTGATCTGCCGACGAAGTACTCCCCCGAAATATTTTTTTCGGGTTCGTTTCGAAAGAAAGAAGAAATTCATCAAACTGAAGAACGATACAGATTTTATCAGGCACTATGTTCATGGCGAAAGAAATTATACTTTTCATTAAGTGATTCAGATGATAAAGCTCAACTTGTTGAATCAAATTTCCTTTCAGAATTCAAACAGTCTTTTCAGATTGGAAAGAAGGATGAGAAAAGTTTTGATTCATTAGTTTCGCGGCTAATCGGAAAGAATAGTGTTGATGATGATCAGGTAATCCTGCAGGCAAAAAAAATGGAATCAGCATTGAAGAAATTTTAG